The Rhopalosiphum maidis isolate BTI-1 chromosome 1, ASM367621v3, whole genome shotgun sequence genome has a segment encoding these proteins:
- the LOC113549676 gene encoding uncharacterized protein LOC113549676 has translation MNLFLTNSLIMLLLSCIESNAFNIFTKLPLGPYKLIFKHIGKCNDSSQNNKIQHHLYLSQNPKSNVTEIKGYTNSSVPFDDTLFLEVTFSFKDADGSWKDNTLYHKSPKGCSSFKYLLGASWTAIMEGLGIKNVTCPISPGIYTATGVDTSLLSNANLPKTFVYGTYKIQQYYTLKREVYSCIILIVEFKPV, from the exons ATGaatctttttttaactaattcactaataatgttattattatcgtgcaTCGAATCGAatgcttttaatatttttacaaaattacctCTC GGTCCATACAAATTAATCTTCAAACACATTGGCAAATGCAATGATTCttcacaaaacaataaaatacaacatcaTTTGTACCTGAGCCAAAATCCCAAATCCAACGTGACTGAAATCAAAGGATACACAAACAGTAGCGTTCCATTTGACGACACTTTGTTT TTGGAAGTAACTTTTTCTTTCAAAGATGCAGATGGAAGTTGGAAAGACAATACGTTATACCATAAATCACCAAAAGGTTGCTCGtcgttcaaatatttattgggAGCATCATGGACCGCTATAATGGAAGGATTAGGAATTAAGAATGTCACATGTCCTATATCTCcg GGCATTTATACGGCTACGGGCGTGGATACATCATTGTTATCAAATGCAAATTTAccaaaaacatttgtttacGGGACATACaaaattcaacaatattatacacttaaaagAGAAGTTTATAgctgtattattttgattgtagAATTTAAGCCTGTTTAA
- the LOC113553028 gene encoding AFG3-like protein 2: MSQRFFTISKKVERLLMNGIRTGRLDNFALNRQLSLLSRRQVLPSLNTVLKQWTNLCEKPPTGFEKYFDKDKKSKQNDQKSDNRVNKPPSFDNAFKKKINRMSQGSSSSGDSDKEKWILYGVAGAIGLISLLAFYNMSYKEITWKDFVNNYLNRHVVEKLEVVNKKWVRINLQPGSSIDGSATLWFNIGSVDSFERSLENAQLELNLEPANFIPVVYKTELEASSFSGFLPTILFIGFLLFMMRRSAEMMTGRGRRGGGLFGGVMESTAKLVDPKDIDVRFKDVAGCEEAKIEIMEFVNFLKNPQQYLDLGAKIPKGAMLTGPPGTGKTLLAKATAGEADVPFLSVSGSEFLEMFVGVGPSRVRDMFTMARKHAPCILFIDEIDAVGKKRGGRNVGGHSEQENTLNQLLVEMDGFNTTTNVVVLAATNRVDVLDQALMRPGRFDRQIYVPAPDIKGRASIFGVHLKPLKTNLNILETARKLAARTPGFTGADIANVCNEAALIAARELAASISIQHFEQAIERVVAGMEKKSRVLQADEKKIVAYHEAGHAVCGWFLQYADPLLKVSIIPRGKGLGYAQYLPKEQYLYSKRQLFDRMCMTLGGRVSEQVFFNEITTGAQDDLKKVTENAYAQVAHFGMNEKVGNVSFDLPQPGEMTFEKPYSETTAHLIDSEVKILVSKAYDDTMELVKKHKDDIIKVAERLLKQEVLSREDMIELLGPRPFQEKSTYEEFVEGTGSMDEDTTLPKGLKDWNKNSENKEDAKKKK, translated from the exons atgtCGCAAAGATTTTTTACCATATCGAAAAAGGTTGAGAGATTGTTGATGAACGGTATACGTACGGGCCGATTAGACAATTTCGCA ttaaacCGTCAATTGAGTCTCCTGAGCAGGCGTCAAGTGTTACCAAGTTTGAACACAGTGCTCAAACAGTGGACAAATCTGTGTGAAAAACCACCTACTGgttttgaaaagtatttcGACAAAGACAAAAAAAGCAAACAAAATGACCAAAAGTCTGACAACCGTGTTAACAAACCGCCCTCTTTCGACAATGCGTTTAAAAAGAAGATCAATCGAATGTCACAAGG ATCTAGTTCTTCAGGTGATTCTGATAAAGAAAAATGGATACTTTATGGTGTAGCTGGTGCAATAGGTCTAATCAGTCTTcttgcattttataatatgagttataAAGAAATCACGTGGAAAGATTTTGTCAATAA ttatttaaatCGACATGTAGTTGAAAAATTAGAAGTTGTTAATAAGAAATGGGTTAGAATAAATCTACAGCCAGGATCTTCTATTGACGGAAGT GCAACTCTGTGGTTTAACATTGGTAGTGTAGATTCTTTTGAGAGAAGTTTGGAAAATGCACAATTGGAACTAAATCTAGAACCAGCCAATTTTATACCAGTAGTTTATAAAACTGAATTGGAAGCGAGCAGTTTCTCTGGGTTCCTTCCGactatattattcataggatttttattgtttatgatgAGAAGATCAGCTGAAATGATGACTGGCCGTGGTAGGCGTGGAGGTGGATTATTTGGAGGGGTAATGGAATCTACAGCCAAACTTGTAGATCCAAAAGACATTGACGTCCGTTTCaa AGATGTTGCTGGTTGCGAAGAAGCTAAAATAGAAATCATGGAGTTTgttaactttttgaaaaatccacAACAATATTTGGACCTTGGAGCCAAAATTCCTAAAGGAGCAATGCTTACAG GACCTCCGGGTACTGGTAAAACATTACTCGCAAAAGCAACTGCTGGTGAAGCAGATGTTCCATTTTTATCTGTTTCTGGTTCAGAGTTTTTGGAAATGTTTGTTGGTGTTGGACCATCAAGAGTCAGAGATATGTTTACTATGGCTCGTAAACATGCTCcgtgtatattgtttattgatgAAATTGATGCTGTTGGTAAAAAAAGAGGAGGTCGTAATGTAGGTGGCCACTCTGAACAAGAAAACACTTTAAATCAACTGCTGGTAGAGATGGAtg gatTCAATACAACTACTAATGTAGTGGTCTTAGCTGCTACCAATAGAGTAGATGTTTTAGATCAAGCATTAATGCGTCCTGGTCGTTTTGACCGACAGATATATGTTCCAGCACCTGATATTAAAGGTCGTGCATCCATTTTTGGTGTacatttaaaaccattaaaaactaatttgaatattttggagACTGCTAGAAAGTTAGCAGCTCGAACGCCCGGTTTTAcag GGGCGGACATTGCTAATGTATGCAATGAAGCAGCTTTAATAGCAGCCAGAGAATTGGCTGCGAGTATTTCAATACAACATTTTGAACAGGCTATTGAAAGAGTAGTAGCTGGTATGGAAAAGAAAAGTAGAGTTTTACAAGCcgatgagaaaaaaatagttgccTATCACGAAGCTGGTCATGCTGTTTGTGGCTGGTTCTTGCAGTATGCAGAtccattattaaaa gtttCAATTATACCAAGAGGTAAAGGATTAGGTTATGCTCAATATTTACCCAAAGAGCAATATCTATATTCAAAACGTCAGTTATTTGATAGAATGTGTATGACTCTTGGTGGTCGAGTATCAGAACAAgtgttttttaatgaaattacaaCAGGTGCTCAGGACGATTTGAAAAAAGTCACTGAAAATGCATATGCACAG gtTGCACATTTTGGAATGAATGAGAAAGTAGGTAATGTTAGTTTTGATTTGCCTCAACCTGGAGAAATGACATTTGAAAAACCGTATTCTGAAACTACAGCCCATTTGATAGATTcagaagtaaaaatattggtttctAAAGCATATGATGATACTATGgaattagttaaaaaacatAAGGACGACATTATAAAG GTTGCCGAAAGATTGTTAAAACAAGAAGTGCTCAGCAGAGAAGATATGATTGAACTTTTGGGACCCAGACCGTTCCAGGAAAAATCGACATATGAAGAGTTTGTTGAAGGAACGGGTTCGATGGACGAAGACACTACGTTGCCGAAAGGACTCAAAGACTGGAATAAAAACAGCGAAAATAAAGAAGACGCAAAAAAGAAGAAGTAG